One region of Zootoca vivipara chromosome 7, rZooViv1.1, whole genome shotgun sequence genomic DNA includes:
- the CEP350 gene encoding centrosome-associated protein 350 isoform X3, whose translation MWRNELNDVPLQKPRSFKSRIPVRVLTSARDAFSQTNATLQHIENKLEVAPNSTAVLESVMDSKKPSASTTRKISRKASRSSSQKERSLRCPLRVTTLDSNVGKSGHVEFHEPLVASFRGTPWSPSYKTSCQPEARCLKLKEVGNKTERMKHFTYEKSESNLNIRDFQSPSFADETVVRYLNDRPAIDALQNSEVFFKSVSEEEKAEKSRDEYSKTSQSTTTLNVDLKELQLAESSASSTSTSSAHRLDILKQHQHEAKLEKLKERIRKQLERPEELSSRGNHLGYDDHPIPAAAVTPKVRKIAAAHPAPSYKGFNPSEAKIRTPDGKVWREEEFINRSRELCPDLELQLAEDNLAVKLTTAEKNKEKKATRPVRKIQKVTQFPSPDSKPGSTSVISTSSWREGLRLAKKLLGPAPKVGQQDQEPLSIDRAGKDKPTKSAFHSEKTDTNFKLDVTVETRSRNTERSQSKVRVESNTKKKESTLPDSKQREDHVNKDFLPVEIRGMLDDLQLDSVSQGAERMREEERQDQKSPPFSFIRSHSPTKRKPDKLSASEEPQVTSKKRYYDTDEVRQYIVRQKEERKKRQNEEKKAQKVATEQKNKRLQELYKKQKEALANKTKGTLAPELATKQLQETYSKLFLEQTLLEEPLVPGQESKPGYQPSGESDKENKVQERPPSTSSSSDMSLSEAPHPLIRNNFLDPLWIQPDRLTSEAQLSSQQPSFVLTGGFVSQLLALDHIDVLQNDSVLSSRRGHNTAVGSIPLASQPVMASAVQPTINQYKNKLNRIEALKATAASLSSRIESEAKKLAGASINYGEVWNTERDLLQGDQGDGSWTMASSPPVDEEDVFSARLQKMLGTCTPHTSFDDNLPGVGNLGEFKRLPETLSPRAATISLPGNYRTEGMLGNLSKKQACSPGAESKVVAMRDGSIESISEGPLSDGLASEEEGERREHPTLKTLEVLKEKEFCAADIAGCEPIKEVQKEAEKCLLIFRHIRSTWEELIRGSPHSAINIFTKYYQLCGKGFEQWSGQAPPTQEPLLPVMSPPASIDSYEDDFISSQESVTIADKRVPLQPSGSSPSLKEEFATRKSSYEQQAVEFTHHSSGTLSAGSSNSSASSKKRVKKEKSESFSTVPSASLREENKMLPGSEYGSQQVKNVLPNNGIPHREDQSPDSDSTLEELSAHSLMSLPDKIRSPRTPSSPHSPSLQKPLDPAVNTAEKIRPLSNSLGTITSGPKANHAFSDMNLGTNRTGAGNMNGTMRFSPAGLQHRMSAELNYLSAIEESVRQISDVERVRGISLAQQESVSLAQILKAQQQQHERDLALLKLKAEQEALESQRQLDEAMKKAAQMTELARVQISGAIGAPATPMTTLIDQERKQHSAFIKKLKSHNTSRKAESIPSQSKEEIDDSKLLSSSFDSYTESPRSKAHDQSSSSSCQESPFVSSSKGTKKLSRREKSGSSIEEQVPMAVNDSLMNDTIPSIADERDSASVATEYSLKFDESMTEDEIEEKSFRSLLPSESHRRINLKKRVHQDYSDEEAFPGRSTMSPVKELSLPFSRGQDSFSKFTMEMVRQYMKEEEMRSAHQSSLLRLREKALKEKARAELAWLEHQKKRLRDKGEDDKMPPIRKKQRGLLLKLKQEKAEIKRLKEANKAARKERQLILKQQEEIERIRQTTMKLQEKLKSAGENKLEPCSEDDIKQTRSSTPLPSDAETWSLSSVSGSETSSIMQKLKKMRSQMDEKHCSPVHYFFSVFTSHHWASLSVCFPNLHPKFQLYIYNQLVRFLTKREQKLMKRRQHAEELLQWKRRLDAEEEEICQIEKQALAAWDMELLKAKVNRKGAGDQKSDAKEIASEDDFSVPPCSHLNNESSVPEELGSVAVENCPSKISEDQEQLESLDQKLTEEIVYEHSPSKSSTSLSKQESGKGTHRIAEQQNLSTKSQDVSYSWSDESFSMTQSETASDQSDIESRIQALQDKLRKRKSVVYQLKKERKKRYKERLKAQEASLIKQLETYDEFIKKTEAELSWDLEATSTAKPQIKTPSSATEKPKIKSSPLNRSESTKSWKSITDSERPRVSLESIAEHVDAASHEKSVSAYTKKFIEAEIQTEEHSRTISSSVHSTRKSRAEPGGSLESLASSSLFKDLGDLNKASHVSQDRFEDAESYDSTVSTNRSVIQEEIESLKSEESEAEVSQKVSERCDAYKLDKELKSSPPASLKADVCPEAELLGKNQIELAFVERKTEMRKETNKGDKSALTIESSPTLSKELLKGDALVSEKISICKEPTYSNDFEVSSSGTEMSKDETPLTEYYKDDFDTFSLSLEKDSMSQGEKSCYTKTPRSSIGSDDEVSECLSDKSSSVAGSVHSERLLELKSPTEFMKSRERSDVEEESAYVDSSLWVSISKAEEENILKGFNIGDRVLVSNVQPGTLRFKGLTEFAKGFWAGVELDKPEGNNNGTYNGIHYFNCKEKHGIFAPPQKISRILESSNSFMDTAENSFCKQELNHHKVDQNEKENLEEESEGRNISKECPQNSSPRDASAVEDSPAAEDCITFASPLLDLLTKERSQLEAQLRVPSQEEEELIEQKEKVGLLADSLLQAFVKDTVDELQQIGKVKNEKIQCSNQDLCSVQEKRLQSILISELDDGEEVYSPDMYPRPESPVCCASGQEELAKRLAELELSREFLDLSEDEQDWFEEDFGLSSHKLIQKEAGDVAETEPPKVPSKPCEELLAVPHTAEEVEELVHAAAEELWKCKKLGHEIQAFRLPRDITDSSRDDDVEAVSEQIYKQAVFDLTREIFEEIFAEDPNLNQPMWMKSCRIITGYYHRVKDPNDLEEIKCFIATEVLRLLNLKKEPNHKMEWQKTMKFGRKKRDRVDHILTQELHEEEAQWVNYDEDELQVKMQLADGIFDALIKDTVDVLHQINEKHEKLLPV comes from the exons CTTCCAGGTCTTCCAGCCAGAAGGAGAGGTCCCTTCGCTGCCCCCTTCGTGTCACCACTTTGGATAGCAATGTTGGAAAGAGTGGGCATGTTGAGTTTCATGAACCCCTTGTGGCTTCTTTCAG GGGCACTCCATGGTCCCCATCTTATAAAACATCTTGCCAACCGGAGGCTAGATGTTTAAAGCTTAAAGAAGTAGGAAATAAGACTGAAAGAATGAAACATTTTACCTATGAAAAAAGCGAATCAAATTTGAACATCCGAGATTTCCAAAGCCCATCTTTTGCCGATGAAACTGTTGTCAGATATTTAAATGACCGACCAGCAATTGATGCCTTACAAAATTCTGAGGTTTTCTTCAAATCTGTATCAGAGGAGGAAAAGGCTGAGAAATCCAGAGATGAATACAGTAAAACTTCTCAGAGTACCACAACCCTGAATGTTGACCTAAAAGAATTGCAGCTGGCAGAATCCTCAGCTTCTTCTACCAGTACATCCAGTGCACACAGATTAGatattttaaagcagcatcaGCATGAGGCTAAACTGGAAAAACTGAAGGAACGGATTAGGAAGCAATTGGAGCGCCCAGAAGAGCTGAGCAGCAGAGGAAATCATCTGGGATATGATGACCATCCTATACCAGCTGCAGCTGTAACTCCAAAAGTCAGGAAAATTGCAGCTGCACATCCTGCTCCTTCATATAAAG GATTCAATCCATCAGAAGCCAAGATCCGTACACCTGATGGAAAGGTGTGGCGTGAAGAGGAATTTATTAATCGCAGTAGAGAGTTATGTCCTGACTTAGAACTGCAATTAGCAG AAGACAATTTGGCTGTGAAATTGACAACTGCTGAAAAAAACAAGGAGAAAAAAGCAACCAGACCAGTGCGCAAAATCCAGAAAGTGACACAATTTCCAAGTCCCGATTCCAAACCAG GCAGTACCAGTGTAATAAGTACATCATCCTGGCGGGAGGGACTGAGACTTGCAAAGAAGCTACTGGGTCCAGCACCTAAAGTAGGGCAGCAGGACCAAGAGCCATTATCCATTGACAGAGCTGGCAAGGATAAGCCCACTAAATCTG CTTTCCACAGTGAAAAGACAGACACTAATTTCAAGTTGGATGTGACCGTAGAAACCCGATCAAGAAATACTGAAAGATCACAAAGTAAAGTAAGAGTGGAGAGTAACACGAAGAAAAAAGAATCTACTCTTCCTGATTCAAAACAGAGAGAAGACCATGTAAACAAGGACTTCTTGCCAGTGGAGATCCGTGGAATGCTTGATGACCTACAGCTAGACTCTGTATCTCAGGGTGCAGAACgaatgagggaggaagaaaggcaaGATCAAAAATCACCGCCTTTTTCATTTATTAGGAGCCATAGTCCAACCAAAAGAAAGCCAGATAAGCTTTCTGCCAGTGAAGAGCCTCAAGTCACTTCTAAGAAACGCTATTATGATACAGATGAAGTTCGCCAGTATATTGTTAgacaaaaagaggaaaggaagaagaggcaaAATGAAGAGAAGAAAGCGCAGAAAGTGgcaacagaacaaaagaacaaaagacTTCAGGAACTTTacaagaaacagaaagaagctcTTGCTAATAAGACAAAGGGAACATTGGCTCCTGAATTAGCCACCAAACAATTACAAGAAACATACTCAAAACTGTTTCTGGAACAAACCTTACTGGAGGAGCCCCTGGTCCCTGGACAGGAG TCCAAACCTGGATATCAACCGTCTGGAGAATCTGATAAAGAAAACAAAGTGCAGGAGCGCCCACCCAGTACATCTTCCAGTAGTGATATGTCTCTCTCTGAAGCTCCTCATCCTCTTATTAG gaaTAATTTCTTGGACCCTTTATGGATTCAGCCAGATAGGCTGACTTCAGAAGCCCAGCTTTCTTCCCAACAACCTTCATTTGTCTTGACTGGGGGATTTGTCTCCCAGCTTTTGGCCCTGGATCACATAGATGTCTTGCAAAACGACTCTGTATTATCAAGCAGAAGGGGTCACAACACAGCTGTGGGATCCATACCTTTGGCATCTCAACCAGTTATGGCATCTGCTGTGCAGCCTACCATTAatcagtataaaaataaattgaacCGCATTGAAGCCCTGAAGGCAACAGCAGCCTCTTTGTCGAGCAGAATTGAAAGCGAAGCCAAGAAGTTAGCCGGGGCCAGCATTAACTATGGTGAGGTGTGGAATACTGAGCGTGACTTGTTGCAAGGAGATCAGGGTGATGGCAGTTGGACAATGGCCAGCAGCCCCCCTGTGGACGAAGAGGATGTATTTTCAGCCAGGCTCCAGAAGATGTTGGGTACTTGTACCCCACATACAAGTTTTGATGATAACCTCCCTGGAGTCGGGAACCTTGGTGAGTTCAAAAGGCTCCCAGAGACCCTCAGCCCTCGGGCTGCAACTATCAGCCTTCCAGGTAACTACAGAACTGAAGGAATGCTAGGAAATCTATCcaaaaaacaagcatgctccccaGGTGCTGAAAGTAAAGTTGTAGCTATGCGTGATGGTAGCATAGAGTCAATAAGTGAGGGGCCACTCAGTGATGGCCTTGCAtctgaggaggaaggagagaggcgtGAGCATCCGACTTTGAAGACTCTGGAAGTGTTAAAGGAGAAAGAATTCTGTGCTGCAGATATAGCTGGCTGTGAGCCCATAAAAGAAGTTCAGAAGGAGGCAGAGAAGTGTTTGCTCATTTTTAGACATATCAGGAGTACTTGGGAAGAACTGATAAGGGGGAGTCCCCATAGTGCCATCAACATCTTTACAAAATATTACCAGCTTTGTGGGAAAG GATTTGAACAGTGGTCAGGGCAAGCACCACCAACTCAGGAACCTTTGCTTCCAGTCATGAGTCCCCCAGCTAGCATTGATTCATATGAAGATGATTTCATTTCCTCCCAGGAAAGTGTAACCATTGCAGATAAAAGAGTTCCTCTTCAGCCCAG tggcagcagccccagcctcaAAGAGGAGTTTGCCACCAGAAAGTCGTCGTATGAGCAGCAAGCTGTAGAATTTACCCACCATTCCTCAGGAACACTTTCTGCAGGTTCTTCCAACTCGTCTGCATCATCTAAAAAAAGAGTGAAAAAGGAAA AGTCAGAATCTTTCAGCACAGTTCCAAGTGCCTCtctgagggaggaaaacaaaatGTTGCCAGGGTCAGAGTATGGATCACAACAGGTGAAGAATGTATTACCTAATAATGGAATACCTCATAGAGAAGACCAGAGCCCAGATTCTGACAGCACTTTAGAAGAACTTTCTGCTCACTCCTTGATGAG TCTCCCAGATAAGATAAGGTCCCCAAGGACTCCAAGCTCTCCTCATTCTCCAAGCCTACAGAAACCATTGGATCCTGCAGTAAATACGGCAGAAAAAATTAGACCCCTTTCAAACTCTCTGGGGACTATAACTTCTGGACCCAAGGCAAACCATGCCTTCTCTGATATGAACCTTGGAACCAACAGGACCGGGGCAGGTAACATGAATG GTACCATGCGCTTCTCACCTGCCGGTCTCCAACATCGTATGTCAGCAGAGCTTAATTATTTAAGTGCAATTGAGGAGTCTGTTCGCCAGATCTCTGATGTCGAACGAGTCCGAGGCATATCACTTGCCCAGCAGGAAAGTGTTTCACTAGCTCAGATTCTAAAG gcacagcagcagcaacacgaGCGCGACTTGGCTCTTCTGAAGCTCAAGGCAGAGCAAGAAGCTCTGGAAAGTCAGAGGCAACTGGATGAGGCAATGAAGAAAGCAGCTCAG ATGACAGAGCTTGCAAGAGTCCAGATCTCTGGTGCCATTGGTGCTCCGGCAACCCCGATGACCACACTGATTGACCAAGAGCGGAAGCAGCATTCAGCATTCATAAAGAAGCTAAAATCTCATAATACAAGCAG GAAAGCAGAATCTATACCTTCACAAAGTAAAGAGGAGATAGATGACTCAAAACTCCTTTCTTCCTCATTTGATAGTTATACAGAATCGCCAAGATCAAAGGCACATGATCAGAG tagcagcagcagttgccAGGAAAGTCCATTTGTTTCATCTTCCAAGGGGACCAAGAAACTTTCCCGTCGTGAAAAGTCAGGCAGCTCCATTGAAGAGCAGGTTCCTATGGCTGTGAATGATTCTTTAATGAATGATACTATTCCATCCATTGCAGATGAGAGAG ACTCCGCCTCTGTGGCAACAGAATATTCTCTTAAATTTGATGAGTCCATGACGGAGGATGAGATTGAAGAAAAGTCGTTCCGGTCCTTGCTACCTTCTGAAAGTCACCGCCGGATCAATTTGAAGAAACGAGTTCACCAGGATTATTCTGATGAGGAGGCTTTCCCTGGAAGGTCTACCATGTCACCTGTTAAA GAGCTAAGCCTGCCATTCTCAAGAGGGCAGGATAGCTTTTCTAAATTTACCATGGAAATGGTGCGGCAGTACATGAAGGAGGAAGAAATGCGGTCAGCTCACCAGTCATCACTGCTTAGGCTGCGTGAGAAAGCACTGAAAGAGAAGGCAAGGGCTGAGCTAGCCTGGTTGGAACACCAGAAAAA GCGTTTACGAGACAAAGGAGAGGATGACAAAATGCCACCTATCCGAAAGAAACAGCGTGGTCTACTTCTGAAGTTGAAGCAGGAAAAg GCAGAAATCAAGCGTCTTAAGGAAGCCAATAAGGCAGCCAGAAAGGAGAGGCAACTAATCCTTAAGCAGCAGGAAGAGATAGAGCGAATACGGCAAACCACTATGAAACTGCAGGAAAAACTGAAGTCTGCAGGGGAAAATAAACTG GAGCCTTGCAGTGAGGATGATATAAAGCAAACACGTTCTTCAACCCCGCTGCCATCAGATGCAGAAACATGGAGCCTATCCTCTGTTTCCGGCTCTGAGACCAGTAGCATTATGCAGAAACTAAAGAAAATGCGCAGCCAAATGGATGAAAA ACACTGCTCTCCTGTTCACTACTTCTTCTCTGTCTTTACGTCTCACCACTGGGCTTCTCTCAGTGTCTGTTTTCCCAACCTCCATCCCAAATTCCAGCTGTATATCTACAACCAATTGGTCAG GTTCTTGACAAAGCGAGAACAAAAACTGATGAAGCGTCGCCAGCACGCTGAAGAACTGCTGCAATGGAAACGCCGCTTAGATGCAGAGGAAGAAGAGATATGTCAAATAGAGAAGCAAGCCCTGGCTGCCTGGGACATGGAACTGCTTAAAGCAAAAGTAAACAGAAAGGGGGCAGGAGACCAGAAATCTGATGCAAAAG AAATAGCCAGCGAGGATGACTTTTCAGTGCCACCATGTTCTCACCTGAATAATGAAAGTTCTGTCCCTGAAGAACTGGGCAGTGTCGCTGTTGAGAATTGCCCATCAAAGATCTCTGAGGACCAAGAGCAGTTGGAAAGCCTGGATCAGAAACTTACTGAAGAAATTGTTTATGAACAC TCTCCATCCAAAAGTAGCACATCCCTGTCAAAGCAAGAATCTGGCAAAGGAACCCACAGAATTGCGGAGCAGCAAAATTTATCTACAAAATCCCAAGATGTATCTTACAGTTGGTCCGATGAATCTTTTTCCATGACTCAGTCAG AAACTGCATCTGATCAAAGTGATATTGAAAGCCGGATTCAGGCTCTGCAGGATAAGTTACGGAAGAGAAAGTCTGTTGTTTACCAGCTGAAAAAGGAGCGGAAGAAGAGGTACAAGGAGAGActgaaagcccaagaggctagtTTGATCAAGCAGTTAGAG ACTTATGATGAATTCATCAAGAAGACTGAAGCAGAACTGAGTTGGGATCTGGAGGCAACGTCTACTGCTAAACCTCAAATTAAAACCCCGTCTTCAGCTACTGAGAAACCAAAGATCAAGTCATCTCCACTTAATAG GTCCGAATCAACAAAAAGTTGGAAATCAATAACTGACTCTGAACGTCCCAGAGTGTCCTTGGAGTCCATTGCAGAGCATGTTG atGCTGCTTCTCATGAGAAATCTGTGTCTGCGTACACCAAGAAATTCATTGAAGCAGAAATTCAGACCGAGGAACACTCCCGAACAATATCCTCATCTGTACACTCCACAAGAAAATCTAGAGCAGAACCTGGTGGTTCATTGGAGAGTTTGGCCTCATCATCTCTCTTCAAAGACTTAGGAGACTTAAACAAAGCATCCCATGTGTCACAGGACAGGTTTGAAGATGCAGAGAGTTATGATTCTACTGTTTCCACTAATAGATCTGTGATACAAGAGGAAATTGAATCTTTAAAATCAGAAGAATCGGAAGCAGAAGTTTCTCAGAAGGTTTCTGAAAGATGTGATGCTTATAAATTGGACAAAGAGCTGAAGAGTTCACCTCCAGCTTCCCTAAAGGCAGATGTATGTCCTGAGGCTGAGCTGTTGGGAAAGAATCAGATTGAGTTGGCTTTTGTTGAGAGAAAAACTGAGATGCGAAAGGAAACTAACAAGGGTGATAAAAGTGCCTTAACAATCGAATCCTCTCCAACGTTGAGCAAGGAACTGCTGAAAGGAGATGCCTTGGTTTCAGAAAAGATTTCCATTTGCAAAGAGCCAACATATTCAAATGATTTTGAAGTGTCTTCCTCAGGAACAGAGATGTCAAAAGATGAGACACCTCTTACTGAATATTATAAGGATGATTTTGACACATTTTCATTGTCCCTTGAAAAAGACTCTATGTCACAGGGGGAGAAATCTTGCTATACAAAAACGCCTAGGAGTAGTATTGGAAGTGATGATGAAGTAAGTGAATGCCTCAGTGATAAGTCTTCGTCTGTGGCTGGCAGTGTTCATTCAGAGAGATTATTAGAACTGAAGTCACCCACAGAATTTATGAAAAGTAGGGAACGCAGTGATGTGGAAGAGGAATCTGCTTATGTTGATTCATCACTTTGGGTTTCCATTTCCAaggcagaagaagaaaacattttgaaaGGTTTCAACATTGGTGACAGAGTTCTTGTGAGTAATGTCCAGCCAGGTACGCTGAGATTTAAGGGCCTGACAGAGTTTGCTAAAGGCTTTTGGGCTGGTGTAGAGTTGGACAAGCCTGAAGGAAACAATAATGGCACTTACAATGGCATTCACTATTTTAATTGTAAGGAAAAACATGGTATTTTTGCTCCTCCACAAAAAATTTCTCGTATTTTGGAAAGTTCCAATAGTTTCATGGACACAGCTGAAAACTCTTTCTGCAAGCAAGAGCTAAATCACCACAAAGTGGATCAAAATGAAAAAGAGAATCTTGAAGAGGAGAGCGAAGGAAGAAACATAAGTAAGGAATGTCCCCAGAATAGTTCTCCAAGAGATGCATCTGCCGTAGAGGACTCACCTGCAGCTGAAGATTGTATAACATTTGCCTCTCCGCTCTTGGACTTGCTGACAAAAGAAAGAAGCCAATTAGAAGCACAACTTAGAGTCCCATCCCAAGAGGAGGAAGAACTGATCGAGCAAAAGGAAAAAGTTGGCTTGCTGGCCGATAGCCTCCTGCAGGCTTTTGTGAAGGACACAGTTGATGAACTGCAGCAAATCGGGAAGGTCAAGAATGAGAAAATCCAGTGTAGCAATCAAGACCTCTGTTCTGTCCAAGAGAAAAGATTGCAGAGCATTTTAATTTCTGAACTGGATGATGGCGAAGAAGTTTATTCTCCAGATATGTATCCCAGGCCT GAAAGCCCTGTGTGTTGTGCCAGTGGTCAGGAAGAGCTTGCCAAGAGGCTGGCAGAACTGGAGCTTAGCCGGGAGTTCCTGGATTTATCGGAAGATGAGCAAGATTGGTTTGAAGAAGACTTTGGCTTGAGTTCTCACAAACTCATTCAGAAGGAAGCAGGGGACGTGGCTGAAACAGAGCCCCCCAAAGTGCCTTCCAAGCCATGTGAAGAGCTATTGGCTGTCCCACACACTGCAGAAGAGGTGGAGGAATTGGTGCATGCCGCAGCTGAGGAATTATGGAAGTGCAAAAAGCTGGGGCATGAGATCCAGGCTTTCAGGCTCCCCAGAGACATAACTGATTCCTCCAGAGATGATGACGTTGAAGCTGTTAGTGAACAGATCTATAAACAG GCTGTGTTTGACTTAACAAGAGAGATTTTTGAAGAGATCTTTGCAGAAGATCCAAATTTGAACCAACCCATGTGGATGAAATCCTGCAGAATTATTACTGGTTATTACCATCGAGTAAAAGATCCAAATGATCTAGAGGAGATCAAG TGTTTCATAGCAACGGAGGTGCTAAGACTCTTAAATTTAAAGAAGGAGCCAAACCACAAAATGGAGTGGCAGAAAACGATGAAATTTGGACGCAAGAAACGTGACAGAGTGGATCATATACTG ACGCAGGAGTTGCATGAGGAAGAAGCTCAATGGGTGAACTATGACGAAGATGAGCTGCAGGTGAAGATGCAACTGGCAGATGGAATTTTTGATGCCTTAATTAAAGACACCGTTGATGTCCTTCACCAGATTAATGAAAAACACGAGAAGCTGCTGCCTGTCTGA